One stretch of Paenibacillus sp. FSL R5-0341 DNA includes these proteins:
- a CDS encoding ABC transporter permease, which produces MNKMGTITGFTFKNKVKTKSFMVTTIVLALLISIGLNVPYFITLFNGGSIGGASSSNPVNIGLLSSGQPEVSEKLESFSAAQGDQAYRFITSGDKDEAALAADVEAGLTDGYLKFEAVAGQEFPQPILYSAEDVSPQIIASIEAALQSVKLDVVVKDVLTAEQKELITTPVKLTEQSLSTDESGAGAESEGAMSPINYIVVYLLIILLFTSTMMTGNMIASEITAEKSSRIMEILITSVSPLSQMFGKIIGIFMVGMLQIGIFGAVVAGNILLPHNRAVLGDFNMSLSDVNIAVIVYGLIFYILGYFLYAVLFAAIGSMVSRTEELGQAVLPITMLSLVSFYIAIFSISTPNILLLKIASFIPFTSPTAILVRIGAGVAPTWEILTSLAILIVSIIIFGWLAAKIYRTGVLMYGKRPTFKELFKAMKAYKI; this is translated from the coding sequence ATGAATAAAATGGGAACGATTACGGGTTTTACATTTAAAAACAAAGTTAAAACGAAATCATTCATGGTGACGACCATTGTACTTGCACTTTTAATTTCAATCGGACTCAATGTTCCGTATTTCATTACCTTATTCAACGGGGGTTCCATTGGCGGAGCTTCAAGCAGTAATCCTGTAAATATTGGTCTTCTGAGTTCAGGGCAGCCTGAAGTTTCCGAGAAACTGGAGAGCTTCTCTGCGGCTCAAGGAGATCAGGCCTATCGATTCATCACCAGTGGCGACAAAGATGAGGCAGCTCTTGCGGCAGATGTGGAAGCAGGGCTTACCGATGGCTATCTGAAGTTTGAAGCCGTTGCCGGGCAAGAGTTCCCGCAGCCGATTCTCTATTCAGCAGAAGACGTATCACCTCAGATCATCGCATCTATTGAAGCTGCGTTGCAGAGTGTGAAGCTGGATGTAGTTGTGAAGGATGTACTCACAGCGGAGCAGAAGGAACTGATTACAACACCTGTGAAGCTCACCGAGCAAAGCTTGAGTACAGATGAGAGCGGAGCAGGTGCTGAGTCTGAAGGTGCAATGAGCCCGATTAACTATATTGTGGTGTACTTGCTGATTATCCTGCTGTTCACTTCGACTATGATGACAGGCAACATGATTGCCTCTGAGATCACAGCTGAGAAGAGCTCACGTATTATGGAGATTTTGATTACGAGTGTATCACCGCTCAGTCAGATGTTTGGTAAAATCATTGGTATTTTCATGGTGGGGATGCTGCAAATCGGGATCTTCGGAGCGGTGGTTGCCGGAAATATCTTGCTGCCGCATAACCGTGCAGTATTAGGTGATTTCAATATGAGTCTGAGTGATGTGAATATTGCGGTTATTGTGTACGGACTCATATTCTACATTCTGGGCTACTTCCTGTATGCGGTGTTGTTCGCTGCTATCGGTTCAATGGTAAGCCGTACTGAAGAACTCGGTCAGGCTGTGCTGCCGATTACGATGTTGTCGCTCGTTTCCTTCTATATTGCGATCTTCAGTATTTCTACGCCGAACATTCTCTTGTTGAAAATCGCAAGCTTCATTCCATTCACGTCGCCGACCGCGATTCTGGTACGAATCGGCGCAGGAGTTGCGCCAACTTGGGAGATTCTAACCTCCTTAGCGATTCTCATCGTATCTATTATCATCTTCGGATGGCTTGCAGCCAAAATTTATCGCACGGGTGTGCTGATGTACGGTAAACGCCCAACCTTTAAAGAGTTATTTAAGGCTATGAAAGCTTACAAGATCTAA
- a CDS encoding TraB/GumN family protein: MKNWKRMLLSLTISLGLLGTAVPAMAASQETSVKVNDEAVKYATGAPILDKGTTLVPLRTTLDAMDVRLTTAKDDTITAVVDGKTITLKSKLTRIDGVTYAPIRIVGDAAGYEVRWDATTRTVLLVSKGGATETAQTGGRGFMWEVESNGNTIYLVGSMHIADESFYPLRPEFEEAFAEADYLGVEIDISNAADETTQKLILDLSMYEDGTTLKDHISSETYSSLVELLKKSGLEPKAFDAFKPWAVQSALVTLQSTTSGYEMSSGVDMYFIQKAIERKLPVIGLESYESQLGMFNDFSKELQEEMLKGTIDNFDVLDSSVNETAEMWKTGNDEQLLELTDTFSDNEEYNKAMLVDRNIGMADKIDGYLKNGKGEEYFIVVGAAHYLGDHGIVKLLEDKGYKVERK; encoded by the coding sequence ATGAAGAATTGGAAACGAATGCTCTTATCCCTTACAATCTCGTTAGGCCTGCTCGGAACTGCCGTTCCGGCAATGGCTGCTTCGCAGGAGACTTCGGTCAAGGTCAACGACGAGGCTGTGAAATATGCCACAGGAGCACCCATCTTAGATAAAGGCACAACACTTGTTCCATTGCGCACAACGTTGGATGCTATGGATGTAAGGCTGACCACTGCTAAAGATGATACGATCACAGCTGTGGTAGATGGCAAAACGATTACACTTAAAAGCAAGTTAACACGCATTGATGGTGTAACGTATGCGCCAATCCGCATTGTTGGTGATGCAGCAGGTTATGAAGTCCGCTGGGATGCTACAACGCGTACAGTACTATTGGTATCTAAAGGTGGAGCAACCGAAACTGCTCAAACTGGTGGACGTGGCTTCATGTGGGAAGTTGAAAGCAATGGGAATACGATCTATCTGGTAGGTTCAATGCATATTGCTGATGAAAGCTTCTACCCGCTTCGTCCGGAGTTTGAAGAGGCATTTGCTGAAGCAGATTATCTTGGCGTAGAGATTGATATTAGTAATGCAGCCGATGAAACCACACAAAAATTGATCCTAGATCTAAGTATGTATGAGGATGGAACTACACTGAAAGACCATATTTCCAGTGAGACGTATTCCAGTCTGGTCGAGCTTTTGAAGAAAAGTGGTTTAGAGCCGAAAGCTTTTGATGCATTTAAGCCTTGGGCGGTACAAAGTGCACTTGTAACATTGCAATCCACGACGTCTGGATATGAAATGTCATCTGGCGTGGATATGTATTTCATACAGAAAGCTATAGAGCGGAAATTACCAGTCATTGGGCTAGAATCCTATGAGTCTCAACTCGGTATGTTTAATGACTTTTCTAAAGAGTTGCAAGAAGAAATGTTAAAAGGAACAATAGATAACTTTGACGTACTAGATAGCAGTGTGAATGAAACGGCGGAGATGTGGAAAACAGGTAATGACGAGCAACTGCTTGAATTGACAGACACCTTCTCTGACAACGAAGAATACAACAAAGCAATGCTTGTTGATCGTAATATCGGTATGGCGGACAAAATCGATGGCTACCTGAAAAACGGCAAAGGTGAGGAGTATTTCATTGTTGTCGGCGCGGCACACTACCTGGGCGATCACGGCATCGTGAAACTGCTTGAGGATAAAGGATACAAAGTAGAACGTAAGTAA
- a CDS encoding FlxA-like family protein, giving the protein MNISSAASSTTSYISTSSSTDNSSSLEKQKTKLEAQLEKVQSSKDDEKTKETKTKQLEQQIKQIEAQIAQQSSQGTGTTATKEAPPAQPTSNGMGVATPKEIANATIDSNGRFDIRI; this is encoded by the coding sequence ATGAATATATCTTCTGCAGCCAGTTCCACTACATCTTACATATCGACATCTTCGAGTACGGACAATTCAAGTAGCTTGGAGAAACAAAAGACGAAGCTTGAGGCTCAATTGGAGAAAGTGCAATCCAGCAAGGACGATGAGAAGACCAAGGAGACTAAGACCAAACAGCTTGAACAGCAGATCAAGCAGATTGAGGCACAGATTGCACAGCAAAGCTCTCAAGGAACCGGTACAACTGCTACGAAGGAGGCGCCACCTGCCCAACCAACATCCAATGGAATGGGCGTAGCTACCCCTAAGGAAATTGCGAACGCAACAATAGACAGCAATGGTCGTTTTGATATACGCATCTAA
- a CDS encoding MATE family efflux transporter, with protein MNTNWTHPLEGQTVGKAFMSYLVPSVLGMLVVAFNFIIDGIMVGHKLGSTAMAGIGIASPVYTLFVAMSLWIGMGGATLYSNAMGRKDITSAKEIFTKSIMLIMLVTIAIGYTAFTFKDKLVFSLGANAETFPFASDYMNIMLLFGFVFTIENALSVFVRNDGNPNTSMYAQITFAVANIIINYITLYVLEWGVRGVALGTIVSASLALLVLFTHFFKKTNNLTFTRFKWNNKLLASLLLIGFPSFLAELGMSVFSVSHNISMDRIAGTDGVASFTVLNYIHGVVLLAFLGLASAAQPLISYYHGAKQINRVQQTIRLATKTALACSLLLLLVVQIGAPYFVQIFGNFSTGVTDNAVYGLRIFTFAYVFMGVNFVMSTYFQSVGNAKMAIWITAAREMIIMIALIAILPSFFGVTGVWLAVPLSEMLVLATIAVYYRKRSLTDRINALQSE; from the coding sequence ATGAATACGAATTGGACGCATCCATTGGAAGGGCAAACTGTAGGTAAAGCTTTTATGAGCTACCTCGTGCCTTCCGTATTGGGGATGCTGGTAGTTGCTTTTAATTTTATTATCGACGGCATTATGGTTGGACACAAACTGGGTTCTACCGCGATGGCCGGGATCGGCATTGCCTCACCTGTCTACACGCTTTTTGTTGCCATGTCGCTGTGGATTGGTATGGGCGGGGCAACCCTGTACTCCAACGCGATGGGTAGAAAAGATATCACATCAGCCAAAGAAATTTTCACCAAATCCATTATGCTCATTATGCTAGTCACGATAGCCATTGGATATACTGCATTTACGTTCAAAGACAAGCTGGTATTCTCCCTCGGTGCTAATGCCGAGACCTTCCCGTTTGCTTCGGACTATATGAATATCATGTTGTTGTTCGGGTTTGTCTTCACCATTGAGAATGCGCTCTCTGTTTTTGTACGGAATGATGGGAATCCCAACACATCCATGTATGCTCAGATTACATTTGCTGTAGCCAATATCATCATCAATTATATAACACTATATGTACTCGAATGGGGTGTACGCGGTGTGGCCCTCGGTACAATTGTATCGGCGTCTCTTGCGCTACTTGTCCTGTTCACTCACTTTTTCAAAAAAACTAATAATCTCACGTTCACCCGGTTCAAATGGAATAACAAACTGCTGGCTTCCCTGCTGCTCATAGGTTTCCCCAGCTTTTTGGCTGAACTCGGTATGTCGGTCTTCTCTGTCTCTCACAATATCTCCATGGACCGCATTGCGGGCACGGATGGTGTAGCATCCTTTACCGTATTGAACTATATTCATGGTGTGGTACTGTTAGCGTTCCTGGGTCTGGCGTCTGCTGCCCAACCTCTGATCAGCTATTATCACGGTGCGAAACAGATTAACCGGGTACAACAAACGATACGTTTAGCCACCAAAACGGCTTTGGCATGTAGTCTACTGTTACTGCTTGTTGTTCAAATTGGTGCACCCTATTTCGTGCAAATCTTTGGAAACTTCAGTACCGGCGTAACAGATAATGCCGTCTACGGATTACGGATATTTACATTTGCCTATGTATTTATGGGTGTTAACTTTGTCATGAGCACCTATTTCCAATCTGTAGGTAATGCCAAAATGGCCATTTGGATTACAGCTGCGCGTGAAATGATCATCATGATTGCGTTGATTGCAATCCTCCCTTCATTCTTTGGTGTCACGGGTGTATGGCTTGCCGTACCACTGTCCGAAATGCTGGTTCTCGCAACCATAGCCGTATACTATAGAAAACGATCCCTTACGGATCGAATAAACGCGTTGCAGTCTGAGTAA
- a CDS encoding class I SAM-dependent methyltransferase, producing the protein MKQNKYDEAEFFQNYSKMARSVQGLDAAGEWHELQTLLPDLKDKRVLDLGCGFGWHCRYAREQQASSVIGVDLSENMLQRAREMTDDPQIQFKQLAIEDIDFAPGQFDVVISSLALHYIERLDTVYAKINDCLVEGGTFVLSSEHPIFTARAAQDWHYGPEGEILHWPVDDYHEEGKRVANFLNQDVVKYHRTLATHMNELIKAGFAIGQVAESKPSLEMIEQVPGMRDENRRPMFLMIAAVKV; encoded by the coding sequence ATGAAACAAAATAAATACGATGAGGCTGAGTTTTTCCAAAACTATAGTAAGATGGCTCGTTCTGTTCAAGGGTTGGATGCAGCGGGGGAGTGGCATGAATTGCAGACCTTACTGCCTGATTTGAAGGACAAGCGTGTGTTGGATTTGGGATGTGGTTTTGGTTGGCACTGCCGGTATGCGCGAGAGCAACAAGCGAGTTCAGTGATCGGTGTAGATCTGTCTGAAAATATGCTTCAGCGTGCTCGTGAAATGACGGACGATCCACAGATCCAGTTCAAGCAACTGGCAATTGAAGATATTGATTTTGCACCAGGACAATTCGACGTTGTGATTAGTTCACTTGCTTTGCATTATATTGAACGGTTAGACACGGTGTACGCTAAGATCAATGATTGTCTCGTAGAAGGGGGCACATTTGTACTATCTTCCGAACATCCCATCTTCACCGCTCGCGCTGCGCAGGATTGGCATTACGGACCCGAAGGTGAAATCCTGCACTGGCCCGTGGATGATTACCACGAGGAAGGGAAGCGTGTGGCAAACTTTCTGAATCAGGACGTAGTCAAATATCATCGTACACTGGCAACACATATGAATGAGCTTATTAAGGCAGGGTTTGCTATTGGGCAGGTAGCTGAATCCAAGCCATCGCTGGAGATGATCGAACAGGTTCCAGGCATGAGAGACGAGAACCGGAGACCAATGTTTCTGATGATTGCTGCGGTTAAAGTATAA
- a CDS encoding RNA polymerase sigma factor: MDYQFLAQAQTIDNYTLSSMMDDYGNDVWNYAYFLTKSAEQADDLSQEVFIRAYSGIAQYRGECSLKTWLLTITRNTTFTYRKSRFFRSSLWGETLPIETERELSGRSVMVPSQSAHPSAEMEVMRKEHVHEIWDIVLALPKKFREILLLNLRYELTTSEIAEMLKISLGTVKSRLSRGKDKVRKQWEERSE; encoded by the coding sequence TTGGATTATCAATTTCTGGCACAGGCTCAGACGATCGACAATTACACACTTAGCAGCATGATGGATGACTACGGAAATGACGTGTGGAATTACGCTTATTTTCTGACCAAAAGTGCCGAACAGGCAGATGACTTGTCACAGGAGGTATTTATCCGAGCATACTCGGGGATTGCCCAGTATCGGGGAGAGTGCTCACTGAAGACGTGGCTACTGACGATTACTAGAAACACCACTTTTACATATCGAAAATCCAGATTCTTTCGTAGCAGCTTATGGGGAGAGACACTACCCATTGAGACAGAGCGTGAGCTTTCGGGCCGGAGCGTAATGGTTCCATCTCAGTCTGCACATCCTTCGGCCGAGATGGAAGTGATGCGCAAGGAGCATGTCCATGAAATCTGGGATATTGTTCTGGCGTTGCCGAAGAAATTCCGGGAGATTCTTTTGCTGAATCTGAGGTATGAGCTCACGACGAGTGAGATTGCAGAGATGTTGAAAATCAGCTTAGGCACAGTAAAATCCAGACTATCGAGAGGTAAGGATAAGGTACGGAAACAATGGGAGGAGCGAAGCGAATGA
- a CDS encoding DUF523 domain-containing protein, whose product MKYLVSSCLAGVACRYNGTASLDEKIQELVEQEQAKMVCPELLGGFSTPREPAEIIGGTGKDVLAGTAKVIEKSGKDVTELYIKGAYQTLEWAKKLNVSCVVLKEFSPSCGTKTIYDGNFANHKVQGEGVTSALLRQEGYTVISEEEFMEQL is encoded by the coding sequence ATGAAATATTTGGTGAGTTCATGTCTGGCGGGGGTAGCCTGCCGTTACAATGGAACAGCTAGCCTGGATGAGAAGATTCAGGAACTTGTGGAGCAGGAGCAGGCGAAGATGGTGTGTCCGGAGTTGCTCGGTGGATTCTCCACACCCCGTGAACCAGCTGAGATTATCGGTGGTACGGGCAAAGACGTATTGGCAGGCACTGCGAAAGTGATCGAGAAAAGTGGCAAGGACGTCACAGAGCTGTATATCAAGGGAGCCTATCAGACATTGGAATGGGCCAAAAAATTGAATGTGTCGTGTGTTGTGTTGAAAGAGTTCAGTCCGTCCTGTGGAACGAAAACCATTTACGATGGAAACTTCGCTAATCACAAGGTACAAGGTGAAGGTGTTACCTCCGCACTGCTTCGGCAAGAAGGATACACCGTTATTTCGGAAGAAGAATTCATGGAACAATTATAG
- a CDS encoding dimethylsulfonioproprionate lyase family protein, translated as MEELNRLIDTFLNQLYRRLECCDTSDSDVLDEISRILQVWPEVPSSGKLPSPSESTVTKYLDAAMKLGHTGAESSLIAAIRPLAPFLDWTFGYPPHPLYPNLESQVTFTQFIGPEDLGTADHLLMGLTLLAPKTYYPPHVHPANELYIPLGGTGIWTKGSEEPLPREPGSVILHPSGVIHTTESREDPVLALYIWRGDLITSSKFITDQES; from the coding sequence ATGGAAGAATTGAACAGGCTGATTGACACATTCTTAAACCAATTATACAGACGTCTCGAATGTTGTGACACTAGTGATTCCGACGTACTTGACGAGATAAGCAGGATTTTGCAGGTGTGGCCTGAGGTGCCGAGTTCTGGAAAACTTCCTAGCCCATCAGAATCCACTGTCACCAAATATCTGGATGCTGCTATGAAGCTTGGTCACACAGGCGCCGAATCAAGCCTGATTGCAGCGATCAGACCTTTGGCACCTTTCCTTGACTGGACCTTCGGTTATCCACCACATCCGCTGTATCCTAACCTAGAATCACAAGTAACTTTTACGCAATTTATCGGACCGGAGGATCTGGGAACGGCTGATCACTTGCTTATGGGCCTTACCTTATTAGCTCCAAAAACGTATTATCCACCACATGTGCATCCTGCAAATGAATTATACATCCCCCTTGGTGGTACAGGAATATGGACCAAAGGTAGCGAAGAGCCTTTACCAAGAGAACCTGGGTCTGTTATTCTGCATCCAAGTGGGGTCATCCATACAACTGAATCGAGAGAAGACCCAGTCTTAGCCCTCTACATCTGGCGAGGCGACCTTATAACGTCATCAAAATTCATAACGGACCAAGAAAGTTAA
- a CDS encoding NAD(P)H-dependent oxidoreductase has product MEDTTQAKKKEDILKAYHFRHATKVFDNTRKISDEDFQFILETGRLSPSSIGLEPWKFLIVQNPDLRKRLSEVSSGAQKQLATASHFVVILARSDASYNSPYAEYMLKETKGMPDDVFKLTSEAYGKFQNNQRILDNPRSLFDWASKQTYIALGNMMTAAAQIEIDSCPIEGFSRENVHGLLEEEGLLENGAWDVSVMAAFGYRAEEPTREKSRQSIEKITQWIN; this is encoded by the coding sequence ATGGAAGATACAACACAGGCAAAGAAAAAGGAAGACATTTTGAAGGCATATCATTTCCGGCATGCAACAAAGGTATTTGATAATACCCGCAAAATCTCAGATGAGGATTTCCAATTTATATTGGAAACAGGCAGATTATCTCCAAGTTCCATTGGTCTTGAACCGTGGAAGTTTCTGATTGTACAAAATCCGGACCTGCGTAAACGTCTGTCCGAAGTCTCTTCCGGTGCTCAAAAGCAATTGGCGACAGCAAGCCATTTTGTTGTTATTTTGGCCCGGTCAGATGCTAGTTATAATTCTCCCTATGCGGAGTACATGCTGAAGGAAACAAAGGGAATGCCGGATGATGTATTTAAGTTAACAAGCGAGGCTTATGGAAAGTTTCAAAATAACCAGAGAATTCTGGACAATCCACGATCATTATTTGACTGGGCATCCAAACAGACGTATATTGCACTCGGCAACATGATGACGGCGGCAGCTCAGATCGAGATTGATTCCTGCCCGATTGAAGGTTTCAGCCGTGAGAATGTCCATGGGCTGTTGGAAGAAGAGGGCTTGCTGGAGAATGGCGCATGGGACGTCTCGGTGATGGCAGCCTTCGGTTATCGTGCTGAGGAGCCCACGCGTGAGAAATCCCGACAATCTATTGAAAAAATTACTCAGTGGATTAACTGA
- a CDS encoding MarR family transcriptional regulator: protein MPKYNAIALIARIRDHVNKRIVHELEQHEVTGIVPSHGDILMFLYREETLSIKMLAERVQRTQPTVTVLVNKLEKLGYVERSKSAEDSRVTMIRLTEQGKQLEPIFDQVSEQINDLIYSGLSDEQSEQLESLLSTIVRRL from the coding sequence ATGCCAAAATACAACGCAATTGCATTAATTGCAAGAATCAGAGATCATGTCAACAAACGTATTGTTCACGAATTGGAACAGCATGAAGTGACAGGCATTGTACCTTCACATGGGGATATATTAATGTTCTTGTACCGGGAAGAGACACTGTCAATCAAGATGCTGGCGGAACGTGTTCAACGCACGCAACCAACAGTAACGGTACTGGTCAACAAGCTGGAGAAGCTCGGATATGTTGAACGCAGCAAGAGTGCCGAAGATAGCCGGGTGACGATGATTCGCCTTACCGAACAGGGGAAGCAACTCGAACCGATATTCGATCAGGTGTCAGAACAGATTAATGACCTCATCTATAGTGGCCTGTCCGATGAACAGTCGGAGCAATTGGAGAGCTTGTTGTCCACCATTGTCCGAAGATTATAG
- a CDS encoding NAD(P)H-dependent oxidoreductase, which yields MKHLIVYAHPHTDSFNNAILNTAVEALEAQGHEVVVRDLYKLGFQPVLTEADTASMRAGETPQDIATEQQFVTDAEAITFIYPIWWTGLPAILKGYVDRVFAYGFAYAAGEAGIEKLLTGKKGLIINTHGTPSEIYDQIGMTAGLKVTSDVGIFNFVGIEAVDHLLFGSIGYLDAPAYQAMLDQVKQTVTTKF from the coding sequence ATGAAACATCTTATCGTATATGCTCACCCACACACAGACAGCTTCAATAACGCAATCCTCAATACTGCTGTAGAAGCTCTTGAAGCTCAAGGCCACGAAGTAGTTGTTCGTGATTTGTACAAGCTTGGATTCCAACCCGTACTGACTGAAGCCGATACAGCTTCCATGCGTGCAGGAGAGACACCACAGGATATTGCAACAGAGCAACAGTTTGTTACGGATGCAGAAGCCATCACATTCATCTATCCGATCTGGTGGACAGGTCTTCCCGCCATTTTGAAAGGATATGTTGACCGTGTATTCGCTTATGGTTTTGCTTATGCGGCGGGTGAAGCGGGAATCGAGAAATTGCTGACAGGCAAAAAAGGACTCATCATCAACACACATGGTACACCAAGTGAAATCTACGATCAGATTGGTATGACTGCTGGGTTGAAAGTAACCTCAGACGTAGGTATCTTCAACTTTGTAGGCATTGAAGCCGTAGATCATCTGCTCTTCGGTAGTATTGGTTACCTAGATGCACCAGCATATCAAGCGATGTTGGATCAGGTTAAGCAGACGGTAACGACCAAATTCTAA
- a CDS encoding helix-turn-helix transcriptional regulator → MEPILIFKALSNETRRQILLWLKNPEQHFPPLELSQHPDGGKNGICVGTIQMKAGLAQSVISSYLLTMLKAGLLLSERRGQWTYYRRNEETIRQFAEYVQNEL, encoded by the coding sequence ATGGAACCTATACTTATATTCAAAGCGTTATCTAACGAGACACGTAGACAAATCTTGTTGTGGCTCAAAAACCCGGAGCAACACTTTCCACCTCTTGAACTATCTCAGCATCCGGATGGTGGCAAGAACGGAATCTGTGTCGGCACGATTCAAATGAAGGCTGGGCTGGCCCAGTCGGTCATATCCAGTTATCTGCTGACCATGCTCAAAGCAGGGTTGCTGCTCTCCGAGCGAAGAGGACAATGGACGTATTATCGGCGCAACGAAGAGACAATCCGTCAGTTTGCCGAGTACGTGCAGAACGAGTTATAA
- a CDS encoding LLM class flavin-dependent oxidoreductase — MTTENTASSHKEHIHDVKLSILDLAPVVVGATPADALRNSLDLAQHAERWGYHRYWVAEHHNMPGIASSATSVVIGYLAGGTKTIRLGSGGIMLPNHAPLVIAEQFGTLESLYPGRIDLGLGRAPGSDRRTSLALRKDLNSGEDFPELLAELRAYFDASATSYHAPVRAVPGEGLNIPIYLLGSSDFSARLAGQLGLPFAFASHFSPDYTRIALETYRNNFQPSDSLKEPHVIVGVNAVVADTDEEAAWLGTTMQQQFLNIIRGTTGLVQPPAEMEGKWTDREKAGVEQTLKAAVNGSPETVRGQLESFIRQTQADELIITSMIYDHKARLHSYELIAQLAGKA; from the coding sequence ATGACTACAGAAAATACGGCTTCATCCCATAAAGAACATATTCATGACGTTAAGCTTTCCATCCTGGATCTGGCTCCCGTCGTTGTGGGTGCAACACCCGCTGATGCGTTGCGCAACAGTTTGGATCTGGCCCAACATGCAGAGCGGTGGGGATATCACCGTTACTGGGTAGCTGAACATCACAATATGCCGGGTATTGCCTCTTCCGCAACTTCGGTCGTTATTGGATATCTGGCTGGTGGAACCAAGACGATTCGCCTAGGTTCAGGCGGCATCATGTTGCCTAACCATGCACCGCTTGTCATCGCTGAGCAGTTCGGTACATTAGAGTCCCTGTATCCAGGCAGAATCGATCTGGGACTGGGTCGTGCACCCGGCAGTGACCGCCGTACATCGCTCGCGCTACGCAAAGATCTGAACAGCGGGGAAGATTTCCCGGAACTGTTGGCAGAGCTCAGAGCATACTTTGATGCTTCGGCGACATCTTATCACGCGCCTGTTCGCGCTGTACCGGGAGAAGGCCTGAATATTCCGATTTACCTGCTGGGCTCCAGTGATTTCAGTGCACGTCTGGCAGGTCAGCTGGGATTGCCGTTTGCTTTTGCCAGCCACTTCTCGCCCGATTACACCCGTATTGCACTGGAGACGTATCGAAACAATTTCCAACCATCTGATAGCTTGAAGGAGCCACATGTGATTGTGGGTGTTAACGCTGTTGTTGCGGATACAGACGAGGAAGCAGCATGGCTGGGTACAACGATGCAACAGCAGTTCTTGAACATTATTCGCGGCACAACGGGATTGGTACAGCCTCCGGCAGAGATGGAAGGCAAATGGACGGACCGCGAGAAGGCGGGCGTTGAGCAGACGCTGAAAGCAGCTGTTAACGGTTCACCAGAAACGGTACGTGGACAGCTGGAATCCTTCATTCGGCAGACACAGGCAGATGAACTGATTATTACGTCGATGATCTATGATCATAAGGCACGTCTGCATTCCTATGAGTTAATCGCACAATTGGCGGGAAAAGCTTAA